A segment of the Necator americanus strain Aroian chromosome IV, whole genome shotgun sequence genome:
GCTGCAAGAGATggggtttggagtcgccttcAACAAATACACTCCACTTGTACACTCTAATAAGAAGACGAGACGTTCTCCCACAAACCCGTGGGACCAGAGGATTGCAACCTGCCTATGGGTTTTAAAGTTTCACGCGTGTCACAGTAATAAGAAAGTCTCGTTACTCCGGAGGAGAGAATGGTaaggtagcgccaggaaggacgagGAGTCATATAAGCtatcgaaacggaaaaggactaggatgacgatctgtacttataacgcgagtacgcttgcatcggaagcggagATCAAAGATCTGATGGctcaagccaagaagattaagtacgacgtcatcaaaCTGACTGAGACGAGGCGACGCCAAAATCTCGACTATGCTTTTGCTGATGTTATTCATGATAAGGTTCGAATGTATGTAAGAAACACCTCAGATGCTGAGGGACCAACTGGCTAAGAATGCGGATTTATCAGAGGAATGGATGCTGTTTGGTAGGTGCATATCGCTGATGTATTTGAGATGGTTACCTATATGTTGCTACCATTGAGTATTTGAGATGGTTACCTATATGTTGCTACCATTGAGTATTTGAGATGGTTACCTATATGTTGCTACCATTGACCCTGCACACGAACCATGGACCATTTCTAGGAAGACTTGTGGCGTGATCACCAATGGAATTGCCTCGtgaaacgaagaagaagaagactgtACATCATTCCCCATAATGTGTCAGGATGCAGTGGAAGAGGTACCACCGGAAACGGAATGAGTCATATCACAGGAATGAGTGCCTACAAGAAAGGTTTTTTAAACACTACTCAAATAGTGAAATAGTTCGTAGATGACTGTTTCAGTTCTTT
Coding sequences within it:
- a CDS encoding hypothetical protein (NECATOR_CHRIV.G16721.T1), whose protein sequence is MTICTYNASTLASEAEIKDLMAQAKKIKYDVIKLTETRRRQNLDYAFADVIHDKVRMYVRNTSDAEGPTG
- a CDS encoding hypothetical protein (NECATOR_CHRIV.G16721.T2), whose translation is MTICTYNASTLASEAEIKDLMAQAKKIKYDVIKLTETRRRQNLDYAFADVIHDKNFCVQKTVIPDYLIGAVQPTQHSNRHKKETSTRYNCTFAPPSARDERRTAIE